A region of bacterium DNA encodes the following proteins:
- a CDS encoding methyltransferase domain-containing protein translates to MSDRAVISLFREEELPRYDLSRAPALVRLLDDRLPDVDDDLWRRWGAFQGEFLGWTREQAGVNREYVAESIARLTELFGHRGPLEGNVLDVGGGWGLLRKWWSVGGDSLFVVHDPALERFLSGPPPVYREQYGEALERPMTFVAGFGEELPYRDAVFDEFVCAATLDHALDPRRVLVEGRRCLKPGGRTLVILHCAGLPGEERTLRRPFGSRLSSALRHPLRSFKRLLSGSKDHHLHHFTAEGLTALLEEVGFVKVEVRPYGEGSGALAFLARSPE, encoded by the coding sequence GTGAGGAGGAGCTGCCGCGCTACGACCTGTCCCGGGCGCCGGCCCTGGTCCGTCTTCTCGACGACCGGTTGCCCGACGTGGACGACGACCTATGGCGGCGCTGGGGCGCGTTTCAGGGCGAGTTCCTCGGCTGGACCCGGGAGCAGGCCGGGGTGAATCGGGAGTACGTCGCCGAGAGCATCGCCCGCCTGACCGAGCTCTTCGGCCACCGCGGACCCCTGGAGGGGAATGTGCTGGACGTGGGCGGCGGCTGGGGCCTCTTGCGGAAGTGGTGGAGCGTGGGTGGCGATTCCCTATTCGTTGTCCACGATCCCGCCCTGGAACGTTTCCTCAGCGGACCCCCGCCCGTCTACCGTGAGCAATACGGCGAGGCGCTGGAGCGCCCGATGACCTTCGTGGCGGGCTTCGGCGAGGAGCTGCCCTACCGGGACGCGGTCTTCGACGAGTTCGTCTGCGCCGCGACGCTGGACCACGCCCTGGACCCCCGGCGGGTGCTCGTCGAGGGGCGCCGCTGCCTGAAGCCTGGCGGGCGCACGCTGGTCATCCTGCATTGCGCGGGGCTTCCGGGGGAGGAGAGGACGCTCCGGCGGCCTTTCGGGAGTCGTCTTTCGTCCGCGCTCCGGCATCCCCTGCGGTCGTTCAAACGGCTGCTGAGCGGGTCGAAGGACCACCACCTGCATCACTTCACCGCGGAGGGGCTGACCGCCCTCCTGGAAGAAGTGGGCTTCGTTAAAGTCGAGGTCCGCCCGTACGGCGAGGGAAGCGGCGCCCTGGCCTTCCTCGCGCGTTCACCGGAGTGA
- a CDS encoding NUDIX domain-containing protein — translation MPLPPHSAFNVPCRLGPLKIRHRVAGIIARGDGLLVTGYELNGGRFYSLPGGEQHPDETAARALVRELAEETGCRAEVGPLAYVAETFFADPYDARPMHLVGLYFHAEIDGEPKLGFASPEAPEARIMTEVRFRDRRSLTDIALYPAGLGDTLSADWNRDAPGRYLRLPATENTLGECVTGNFPRPEGGIRPRGVGVVVEDGKVLTTFYGRDWSLPGGAVEPDELIPEAVVRELFEESGLVVEPQHLLFVNDNFFIDPVWAPEGMHELGFYWLCRVVGGEFNPGPHVERSGEVEESIRHYWRTLEELRGLPLYPEWLTAELERGVRDGWPLGTRYLVSGTAT, via the coding sequence GTGCCGCTACCGCCGCACAGCGCCTTCAACGTGCCCTGCCGGCTCGGTCCGCTGAAAATCCGTCATCGGGTGGCGGGCATCATCGCCCGCGGCGACGGGCTCCTCGTCACCGGCTACGAGCTCAACGGGGGGCGTTTTTACAGCCTCCCCGGCGGGGAGCAGCATCCGGATGAGACCGCCGCCCGGGCCCTCGTGCGGGAGCTCGCCGAGGAGACCGGCTGCCGCGCCGAGGTCGGCCCCCTGGCCTACGTCGCTGAAACCTTCTTCGCCGACCCCTACGACGCCCGGCCGATGCACCTCGTCGGCCTCTACTTTCACGCCGAAATAGACGGCGAGCCGAAGCTGGGGTTCGCCTCCCCCGAGGCCCCCGAGGCGCGGATCATGACCGAGGTCCGTTTCCGCGACCGGCGTTCCCTTACCGACATCGCCCTCTACCCCGCGGGCCTGGGCGATACGTTGAGCGCGGACTGGAATCGGGACGCGCCCGGCCGCTACCTACGCCTGCCGGCAACGGAGAATACCCTGGGGGAATGCGTCACCGGCAACTTTCCCCGGCCGGAGGGCGGGATACGCCCCCGGGGCGTGGGCGTGGTGGTGGAGGACGGGAAGGTCCTTACCACCTTTTACGGTCGCGATTGGTCCTTGCCCGGCGGCGCGGTGGAGCCCGACGAGCTGATACCGGAGGCGGTGGTCCGCGAGCTCTTCGAGGAGTCGGGCCTCGTCGTGGAGCCGCAACACCTCCTCTTCGTCAACGACAACTTCTTCATCGATCCGGTCTGGGCGCCGGAGGGTATGCACGAACTCGGCTTCTACTGGCTTTGCCGCGTCGTAGGCGGGGAGTTCAACCCCGGTCCGCACGTCGAGCGTTCCGGGGAGGTCGAGGAGAGCATCCGGCATTATTGGCGGACCTTGGAGGAGTTGCGCGGCCTGCCCCTCTACCCGGAATGGCTCACGGCCGAGCTCGAGCGCGGGGTGCGTGACGGCTGGCCCTTGGGTACGCGCTACCTCGTCTCCGGGACGGCGACCTAG